From Bacteroidota bacterium, the proteins below share one genomic window:
- the mscL gene encoding large-conductance mechanosensitive channel protein MscL — translation MGLLKEFKEFVNRGNVMDLAVGVVIGGAFGKIVDSLVTDIISPMIGLVIGETDFAAWKLTLKEAGMNAAGKEISPVTLNIGSFFESIVDFVIVAFAIFMVIKAVNNMRRKQEAAPAAPPAPPKQEVLLTEIRDLLKK, via the coding sequence ATGGGCCTATTAAAAGAATTCAAAGAGTTCGTCAACCGCGGCAACGTCATGGACCTGGCTGTCGGTGTAGTCATCGGCGGTGCCTTCGGGAAAATCGTCGATTCGCTGGTTACCGATATCATCTCACCGATGATCGGGCTGGTAATCGGAGAGACCGATTTCGCGGCCTGGAAACTGACCCTCAAAGAAGCCGGTATGAATGCCGCCGGGAAGGAGATTTCCCCGGTCACCCTGAACATCGGAAGTTTTTTCGAGTCGATCGTTGACTTCGTAATCGTGGCTTTCGCCATCTTCATGGTGATCAAAGCTGTCAATAATATGCGTCGGAAGCAGGAAGCAGCACCAGCCGCACCTCCGGCTCCACCTAAACAGGAAGTCTTGCTGACGGAGATCAGGGATTTGTTGAAGAAGTAA
- a CDS encoding YdcF family protein, translated as MTRNPKIAALIAGTLTWTRRILLGLGGLFVVILILSFTTLPFWMYYRLGTTSADYRFAPKRIILLGAGGMPSEANLLRAYTTAELATRFPEAEVEIALTKGIGESLSGSAIGQLRDELVQRGVKENRILLEVRGHNTREQAQRIFEEIRLPEYPIVLITSPEHLYRSLLSFRKVGFSNVGGTAAFEKALEEELTYRSEKLGGRKLPGPEVGESLQLRYQFWNHLHYQVKCYREYLALAYYKIKGWI; from the coding sequence ATGACGCGTAATCCGAAGATAGCAGCACTTATTGCCGGCACCTTAACCTGGACTCGCCGGATCCTGCTCGGCCTGGGCGGATTATTTGTGGTGATCCTGATCCTGTCGTTCACCACCCTGCCCTTCTGGATGTACTACCGGCTTGGCACAACATCCGCGGATTATCGCTTCGCTCCTAAACGGATCATCCTCCTCGGAGCCGGCGGCATGCCCTCCGAAGCCAACCTGCTGCGCGCCTACACGACCGCCGAACTGGCTACCCGCTTTCCCGAAGCCGAAGTAGAAATCGCCTTGACCAAAGGAATCGGTGAATCCCTGTCCGGCAGCGCGATCGGTCAGTTGCGCGATGAACTCGTTCAGCGGGGAGTCAAGGAGAACCGGATCCTGTTGGAAGTCCGTGGCCATAACACGCGCGAACAAGCCCAACGCATCTTCGAAGAAATTCGCTTGCCTGAATATCCGATCGTCCTCATCACCTCACCGGAGCACCTCTACCGATCGTTGTTGTCTTTCCGTAAAGTCGGCTTCTCGAATGTGGGCGGAACCGCCGCTTTTGAAAAAGCCTTGGAAGAAGAGTTGACGTACCGGTCGGAAAAACTGGGCGGCCGCAAATTGCCCGGGCCCGAAGTCGGCGAAAGCCTGCAACTCCGTTACCAGTTCTGGAACCATCTCCACTATCAGGTCAAATGCTATCGGGAATACCTTGCACTTGCCTATTATAAAATAAAAGGGTGGATCTGA
- the asnB gene encoding asparagine synthase (glutamine-hydrolyzing) yields MCGIAGIVALTSQGTHTLSTIQEAVHCLRQRGPDASGIATFDRLSLGHARLSIIDTSDAGRQPMSDPSGRYTIIFNGEFFNYREHREELVRRGVSLHSNSDTEVLLHWYILEGAACLQRVNGFFALAIYDRTERKLFVARDRMGVKPLLTYTDSDRFCFASEMKALVRMGIPVRLDRVSLFQYLQLNYVPGPESMLQGVRKLEPGHYQVIRNIGENASVDEPVAYYQIPDSTFETTPSYHEAQDRLLHLLERSVERRMVADVPLGAFLSGGIDSSVIVALASGMTKKLKTFSIGFRDEPQFDETHFAELVAQRYKTDHTVFKLTTDDLYSVLQPALDYIDEPFADSSALNVFLLSRETRKHVTVALSGDGADELFGGYNKHAAEWRLRNNSTATTAIRLLGPLWKQLPRSRNGKWTNRFRQLDRFSSGAGMSATDRYWRWAGFEDESSVRQLFMHDSFSTDERVYQARKTRLTRFIKGGTSLNDVLRNDMELVLVNDMLTKVDLMSMANSLEVRTPFLDYEVVNFASRLPGEYKIDGNGRKKVLRDAFRKLLPDELYRRGKQGFEVPLLNWFRGELRTHITEDLLSRERLADQGIFDPEAVALILKRLFSRDPGESVAQVWALLVFQHWYDRYRPLHDA; encoded by the coding sequence ATGTGTGGCATCGCGGGCATTGTCGCCCTCACTTCTCAAGGCACCCATACGCTTTCTACCATTCAGGAAGCCGTGCACTGCCTACGACAACGCGGACCTGACGCGAGCGGCATCGCGACCTTTGATCGTTTGTCGTTAGGGCACGCCCGGCTCTCCATCATCGATACGAGTGACGCGGGCCGGCAACCGATGTCGGACCCTTCGGGCCGCTACACCATCATTTTCAATGGTGAATTCTTCAATTACCGGGAACACCGGGAAGAACTGGTTCGTCGTGGCGTCAGTTTGCATTCGAATAGTGATACCGAAGTCTTATTGCATTGGTACATCCTGGAAGGTGCAGCGTGTCTGCAACGCGTCAACGGTTTCTTCGCGCTCGCCATTTACGATCGAACGGAACGTAAGCTGTTTGTCGCACGCGACCGCATGGGTGTGAAACCCTTGCTGACGTATACCGACAGCGATCGTTTCTGCTTCGCCAGCGAAATGAAGGCACTGGTACGCATGGGAATTCCCGTGCGGCTGGATCGTGTCTCACTCTTCCAATACCTTCAGTTGAATTACGTACCCGGGCCGGAATCCATGCTGCAAGGGGTTCGAAAACTGGAACCCGGACATTACCAAGTCATCCGAAACATCGGGGAAAACGCTTCCGTGGATGAACCGGTAGCATACTATCAGATTCCGGATTCGACCTTTGAAACAACGCCAAGCTACCACGAAGCACAGGACCGCCTGCTGCACCTACTGGAACGCTCGGTGGAACGACGCATGGTCGCCGACGTTCCGCTCGGCGCATTTCTCAGTGGAGGCATCGACTCTTCTGTTATTGTCGCGCTGGCCAGCGGGATGACGAAGAAGCTGAAAACCTTTTCCATCGGCTTCCGCGACGAACCGCAATTCGACGAAACCCACTTTGCGGAGCTCGTTGCCCAGCGGTATAAAACCGATCATACCGTATTCAAGCTCACAACCGACGACCTTTACTCCGTTCTGCAACCGGCGCTTGATTACATCGATGAACCCTTCGCCGACTCCAGCGCGCTCAATGTATTCCTGTTGAGCCGTGAAACCCGTAAGCACGTAACAGTCGCGCTGAGCGGCGACGGTGCCGATGAACTTTTCGGCGGCTACAACAAGCACGCCGCTGAATGGCGGTTGCGGAACAACAGCACTGCTACCACGGCCATCCGGCTCCTGGGACCACTGTGGAAGCAACTGCCACGCTCGCGCAACGGCAAATGGACCAACAGATTCCGTCAACTCGATCGCTTTAGCTCCGGGGCCGGCATGTCGGCGACGGACCGGTATTGGCGATGGGCAGGCTTCGAGGATGAGTCCAGTGTTCGACAGTTGTTCATGCATGACAGTTTCAGCACGGATGAACGGGTTTATCAGGCCCGCAAAACACGGTTGACGAGGTTTATCAAAGGCGGAACATCCCTGAACGATGTGTTGCGCAACGATATGGAGCTGGTGCTCGTCAACGATATGCTTACGAAAGTCGACCTGATGTCGATGGCCAATTCACTCGAAGTCAGGACCCCCTTCCTGGATTATGAAGTGGTCAATTTCGCGAGCCGCCTGCCGGGAGAATATAAGATCGACGGCAACGGCAGAAAGAAAGTATTACGGGATGCGTTTCGCAAGCTCCTACCCGACGAGCTCTACCGACGCGGCAAGCAGGGATTCGAAGTTCCACTGTTGAACTGGTTCCGCGGCGAATTGAGAACGCATATCACCGAAGACCTGCTTTCACGTGAGCGTCTCGCAGATCAGGGAATTTTCGACCCCGAAGCGGTAGCATTGATCCTGAAGCGCCTGTTCAGTCGCGATCCGGGAGAATCGGTCGCGCAGGTCTGGGCGCTGTTGGTATTCCAGCATTGGTACGATCGTTATCGACCGTTACATGACGCGTAA
- a CDS encoding DUF4907 domain-containing protein yields MQKSLLIILVMLAGYACNSGGSVSGEGKAEDPVRPPATSRPAPAEAGVWSVRTFSNSDGNSGYGFDILNGEKIYVHQPTIPAVQGVRGFSSEANAKACGVLMVYKIRNGILPPSVSVAELDSLGVSR; encoded by the coding sequence ATGCAGAAAAGTCTGTTGATCATACTTGTCATGCTTGCAGGTTACGCATGCAATTCCGGAGGGTCTGTTTCCGGGGAGGGAAAAGCCGAAGATCCCGTGCGTCCGCCGGCAACATCCCGACCCGCCCCTGCTGAGGCGGGTGTTTGGAGCGTTCGGACCTTTTCCAATTCAGACGGAAATTCCGGCTACGGCTTTGACATCCTGAACGGTGAAAAGATCTACGTGCACCAACCTACGATTCCCGCGGTACAGGGCGTTCGTGGTTTCTCTTCAGAAGCGAATGCGAAAGCCTGCGGCGTACTGATGGTCTATAAGATCCGCAATGGAATCCTTCCGCCGTCCGTTTCAGTCGCGGAGCTGGATTCCCTGGGCGTTTCCCGATAA